One stretch of Flavobacterium sp. 9 DNA includes these proteins:
- a CDS encoding 3-oxoacyl-ACP synthase, which produces MTQNKTYIQSYITIQNNEIVLNGTSVFKIEPTDFADFSKQAYRNFDIQYPKFFKMDALSKLAFLGSELLLSPITSAEKENNIALVLANKSSSLDTDVKYQESISDKENYYPSPAVFVYTLPNICLGEISIRHQLKSENSFFIFDAFNAEFMSNYSNILLNSNKADTVLCGWVEFFNDNYKAFLCTISKEENEKYTNENINILYNK; this is translated from the coding sequence ATGACTCAAAATAAAACCTACATACAATCCTATATCACTATTCAAAACAACGAAATTGTTTTGAACGGAACTTCTGTTTTCAAAATTGAACCAACTGATTTTGCTGATTTTTCGAAACAAGCATATCGTAATTTTGACATTCAATATCCGAAGTTTTTCAAAATGGATGCTTTAAGTAAATTGGCTTTTTTAGGATCTGAATTGCTTTTGAGTCCAATAACTTCGGCTGAAAAAGAGAATAATATTGCTTTGGTTTTGGCCAATAAATCTTCGAGTTTAGATACTGATGTTAAGTATCAGGAATCAATTTCGGACAAAGAAAACTATTATCCGAGTCCGGCAGTTTTCGTTTATACTTTGCCAAATATTTGTTTGGGCGAAATAAGTATTCGTCATCAGCTGAAAAGTGAAAATTCTTTCTTTATATTTGATGCTTTCAACGCCGAATTTATGTCGAATTATTCGAATATTTTGCTGAATTCAAACAAAGCCGATACAGTTCTTTGTGGTTGGGTTGAATTTTTTAATGACAATTACAAAGCTTTTCTTTGCACGATTAGTAAAGAAGAAAACGAAAAATACACAAACGAAAATATCAATATATTATATAATAAATAA
- a CDS encoding thioesterase family protein, which translates to MTKRKEQYNEATSLTVSHEIRIRFNETDPLGIVWHGYYITYFEDGREAFGREHGLTYLDIAKTGFTTPIVKSKCEHKLSLRYGDVVTIETTVVDTPAAKMIYRFRIIDEKGEVACTGETVQVFLDKEGNLMLTNPPFYEEWKRKVGLIK; encoded by the coding sequence ATGACAAAAAGAAAAGAACAGTATAACGAAGCAACTTCCTTAACGGTTTCGCATGAAATCAGAATTCGTTTTAACGAAACTGATCCACTGGGGATTGTTTGGCACGGCTATTATATTACCTATTTTGAAGATGGACGCGAAGCATTTGGACGCGAACACGGACTTACCTATTTAGATATTGCCAAAACAGGATTTACAACGCCAATCGTAAAATCAAAATGCGAACATAAATTGTCTTTGCGCTACGGCGATGTCGTAACAATTGAAACAACGGTTGTTGATACTCCGGCTGCCAAAATGATTTATCGTTTTAGAATTATTGACGAAAAAGGCGAAGTTGCGTGTACGGGAGAAACTGTTCAGGTATTTCTGGATAAAGAAGGAAATCTAATGTTGACAAATCCTCCGTTTTATGAAGAATGGAAACGAAAAGTTGGATTGATTAAATAA
- a CDS encoding beta-ketoacyl synthase N-terminal-like domain-containing protein, with protein MKTYINGVGCISAQKTFDTVFLEEAVHNQNDTILSIVSPVYKDFITPAAIRRMAKGVKNGIVASALALKDAKLENVDAIITGTGLGCIEDSEKFLKNILDNNEEFLTPTSFIQSTHNTVGAQIALSLQCKGYNFTYVNGAVSFESALLDAKMQIEENEANSILVGGIDENGEYTTSLFKLLGRIKQDGNQPYDVLNPTSTGAVFGEGASFFVLENQKKDTTYAQVLDVEIKNTLEENEIEAELIAFLKSNNLEISDVDAVVLGLDGNITFDSYYRNLAENAFAKTPQLYYKHLSGEYDTASAFALWMASKVIKTQEIPEIIKVNSVEKPAYNTILLYNQLNGKNHSFTLLSK; from the coding sequence ATGAAAACATATATAAATGGAGTAGGTTGTATTTCGGCTCAAAAAACATTTGATACTGTTTTTTTAGAGGAAGCGGTGCACAACCAAAATGACACAATACTTTCGATAGTTTCACCGGTTTACAAAGATTTTATTACGCCAGCCGCAATTCGAAGAATGGCAAAAGGTGTAAAAAACGGAATCGTAGCTTCGGCATTAGCCTTAAAAGATGCAAAGCTCGAAAATGTAGACGCAATCATTACCGGAACTGGTTTGGGATGCATTGAAGATTCTGAAAAATTCCTGAAAAATATTCTCGACAATAACGAAGAGTTCTTAACTCCAACTTCGTTTATACAATCGACACATAATACTGTTGGTGCTCAAATTGCTTTGTCATTACAATGCAAAGGGTATAATTTTACGTATGTAAACGGAGCTGTTTCTTTTGAATCGGCACTTTTAGATGCTAAAATGCAAATCGAAGAAAACGAAGCCAATTCGATTTTAGTTGGCGGAATTGACGAAAATGGCGAATACACAACTTCCCTTTTTAAACTATTAGGCCGAATCAAACAAGATGGTAATCAGCCTTATGATGTTTTAAATCCAACTTCAACCGGAGCAGTTTTTGGTGAAGGTGCCAGTTTTTTTGTTTTAGAAAATCAAAAAAAAGACACTACTTATGCACAGGTTTTAGATGTTGAGATTAAAAACACTTTAGAAGAAAATGAAATTGAAGCGGAACTAATCGCGTTTTTAAAATCCAATAATTTAGAAATTTCAGATGTAGATGCTGTCGTTTTAGGTTTGGATGGTAATATCACTTTTGATTCCTATTATAGAAATTTGGCTGAAAATGCTTTCGCAAAAACGCCTCAATTGTATTACAAACATTTGAGTGGCGAATATGATACGGCTTCGGCTTTTGCTTTATGGATGGCTTCAAAAGTAATCAAGACTCAGGAAATTCCTGAAATTATAAAAGTAAATTCGGTTGAAAAACCAGCTTATAATACCATTTTATTGTACAATCAATTAAACGGAAAAAATCATAGTTTTACGTTACTTTCAAAATGA
- a CDS encoding porin family protein, which translates to MKKITVIAFVLFVGIITSNAQVRVSPGIRGGLNVSTLTNIDDNKSKTDFYVGGLVNIKFNKYFSLQPEITYSRQGDQGREYLGNGYNFRYVNYELNYLTLGAVAKFNIGGKGFHILGGPSVDFKVSDNYINSSPEDFDLAFVGGVGYTLPNGLTFEARIKQGLVDIYGYDGINNDNDYYYNDVILNQVFQIGISYTFKVK; encoded by the coding sequence ATGAAAAAAATAACCGTAATTGCCTTTGTTTTGTTTGTTGGAATTATAACATCAAATGCACAAGTAAGAGTTAGTCCCGGAATTAGAGGTGGTCTAAATGTCTCAACATTAACCAATATTGATGATAATAAATCTAAAACAGATTTTTATGTTGGTGGATTAGTAAACATTAAATTTAATAAATATTTTTCGTTACAGCCTGAGATAACGTATTCAAGACAAGGTGATCAGGGAAGAGAATATCTTGGAAACGGCTATAATTTTCGTTATGTAAATTATGAATTAAACTACCTGACACTTGGTGCAGTTGCAAAATTTAATATTGGCGGTAAAGGTTTTCACATTTTAGGAGGTCCGTCTGTAGATTTTAAAGTTTCTGATAATTATATCAACAGCAGTCCTGAAGATTTTGATCTTGCTTTTGTTGGAGGTGTTGGTTATACATTGCCAAACGGATTAACGTTTGAAGCCAGAATTAAACAAGGATTAGTTGATATTTATGGTTATGATGGAATTAACAATGATAATGATTATTACTATAATGATGTTATTTTAAATCAGGTTTTTCAAATTGGTATCAGTTATACTTTTAAAGTAAAATAA
- a CDS encoding DUF2062 domain-containing protein, with product MKPILSQQELLNSTHFCVIVPTYNNHKTLKKVLDSILDFTTNIIIVNDGSTDDTFEILQQYSQLTQIHHPKNIGKGRALRNGFRKAIEMHFEYAITIDSDGQHFASDIPNFIAEIQKEPNSLLIGSRNMTQENVPKKSSFGNKFSNFWFKFETGIVLEDTQSGFRLYPLNLIPKQFYTNKFEFEIEVIVRSAWKGIVVKNIPIQILYDPLERVSHFRPFKDFTRISILNTVLVINALLYIKPRDYFRKAKKKGFKKFFLEDILESSDSNFKKSAAIALGIFIGISPFWGFQTILLFTFAALFKLNKVIAYLASNVSFPPFIPFVIYGSLKMGSYFVSNDAPLILDSSITLDDIQKNATQYIVGSLILASVLALSVGLISYLLLTAFSSKKKLQ from the coding sequence ATGAAACCTATTTTATCACAGCAAGAATTACTTAATTCGACTCATTTTTGTGTCATTGTTCCCACATACAACAATCACAAAACTTTAAAAAAGGTGCTGGATTCTATTTTAGATTTCACTACAAATATCATTATTGTCAATGATGGATCGACCGATGACACTTTTGAGATTTTACAACAATATTCGCAACTCACACAAATTCATCATCCTAAAAATATAGGAAAAGGGCGAGCGCTGAGAAATGGTTTTAGAAAAGCAATCGAAATGCATTTTGAATATGCAATCACGATAGATTCTGACGGACAACATTTTGCTTCAGATATTCCGAATTTTATTGCCGAAATTCAAAAAGAACCAAATTCTTTATTGATTGGAAGCCGAAATATGACACAGGAAAATGTGCCAAAGAAAAGCAGTTTTGGAAATAAGTTTTCGAATTTCTGGTTTAAATTCGAAACCGGAATTGTATTAGAAGACACACAATCTGGTTTTCGTTTATATCCTTTAAACCTAATCCCGAAGCAATTTTATACCAATAAATTTGAGTTCGAAATTGAAGTCATAGTTCGTTCTGCCTGGAAAGGTATTGTAGTCAAAAACATTCCAATTCAGATTTTGTATGATCCTTTGGAACGCGTTTCGCATTTTCGTCCGTTTAAGGATTTTACCCGAATCAGTATTTTAAATACCGTTTTGGTTATTAATGCTTTACTGTATATAAAACCTCGAGACTACTTTAGAAAAGCAAAAAAAAAAGGATTTAAAAAGTTTTTCCTAGAAGATATTTTAGAAAGCAGCGATTCAAATTTCAAAAAATCTGCTGCAATTGCTTTAGGAATTTTCATTGGAATTTCTCCGTTTTGGGGGTTTCAAACGATACTGCTTTTTACTTTTGCCGCATTATTCAAGCTCAACAAAGTCATTGCTTATCTGGCTTCAAATGTGAGCTTCCCTCCTTTTATTCCGTTTGTCATTTATGGTTCTTTAAAAATGGGAAGTTATTTCGTGTCAAACGACGCGCCTTTGATTTTGGATAGTTCGATTACGCTTGACGATATTCAAAAAAATGCAACACAATATATCGTCGGAAGTCTTATTTTAGCATCCGTTTTAGCACTGTCAGTTGGACTTATAAGTTATTTACTTTTAACTGCTTTTAGTTCTAAGAAAAAATTACAATAA
- a CDS encoding phosphopantetheine-binding protein, which yields MEALKEELKNKIITTLNLEDIAIEDIADNDPLFGDGLGLDSIDALELIVILDKDYGIKLVDPKEGKSIFQSIETMAAYISANRTK from the coding sequence ATGGAAGCATTAAAAGAAGAATTAAAAAATAAAATCATTACCACTCTAAATCTTGAAGATATCGCAATCGAAGACATTGCTGATAACGATCCTTTGTTTGGAGACGGTTTAGGTTTGGACTCAATTGATGCACTTGAATTGATCGTAATTCTTGATAAAGATTACGGAATAAAACTGGTTGACCCAAAAGAAGGAAAATCTATTTTTCAATCTATTGAAACTATGGCTGCTTATATTAGCGCTAACAGAACAAAATAA
- a CDS encoding beta-ketoacyl synthase, with amino-acid sequence MAKGVAITGMGIISSIGNSVEENFISLIENKIAITRIENISTVHADVIKVGEIKKTNAELVNELELSDDNNFSRTAMIGAFAAKQAVQNAGITSINEFRTGLISATSVGGMDMTEKHYYDYFKDPELTKYISCHDGGDVAEKIAEELGLKGMVTTISTACSSAANSIMLGARLIKNGKLDRVIVGGTDALAKFTINGFKTLMILSDDYNKPFDNNRKGLNLGEAAAYLVLESDEIVEKQNKKVLARVSGYGNANDAFHQTASSENGDGAYLAMKKAFEVSGLRPSEIDYINVHGTATPNNDLSEGRALLRIYGDEKVPDFSSTKPFTGHTLAAAAATEAVYSVLAIQNSVVYPNLNFETPMEEFDLKPQTSLKMKNIEHVLSNSFGFGGNCSTLIFSKS; translated from the coding sequence ATGGCAAAAGGTGTTGCAATAACGGGAATGGGAATTATCTCTTCGATTGGAAATTCAGTCGAGGAAAATTTTATTTCGTTAATCGAAAATAAGATTGCTATAACTCGCATCGAAAATATTTCGACCGTTCATGCGGATGTTATTAAGGTTGGAGAAATTAAAAAAACCAATGCTGAATTGGTCAATGAATTGGAACTTTCTGATGATAATAATTTTTCTAGAACTGCTATGATTGGTGCTTTTGCTGCCAAACAAGCTGTTCAAAATGCCGGAATTACATCGATCAACGAATTTAGAACCGGACTTATTTCGGCAACAAGCGTTGGCGGAATGGATATGACCGAAAAGCATTATTACGATTATTTTAAAGATCCTGAACTTACCAAATATATTAGTTGTCATGACGGCGGCGATGTTGCCGAAAAGATTGCCGAAGAATTGGGTTTAAAAGGAATGGTTACTACTATAAGTACCGCTTGTTCATCTGCTGCGAACTCGATTATGTTGGGCGCACGTTTGATCAAAAACGGAAAACTCGATCGCGTTATCGTTGGCGGAACTGATGCTTTGGCAAAATTCACGATCAACGGATTTAAAACTTTGATGATTCTTTCTGACGATTATAACAAACCTTTTGACAATAATCGTAAAGGATTAAATCTTGGCGAAGCTGCTGCATATTTGGTTTTAGAATCTGATGAAATTGTTGAAAAACAAAACAAAAAAGTTCTGGCTCGAGTTTCGGGTTACGGAAATGCAAATGATGCTTTTCACCAAACTGCTTCTTCAGAAAATGGTGATGGCGCATATTTGGCGATGAAAAAAGCTTTTGAAGTTTCGGGTTTAAGACCAAGCGAAATTGATTATATCAACGTTCACGGAACGGCAACTCCTAATAATGATTTGTCTGAAGGAAGAGCTTTACTCCGAATTTATGGCGATGAAAAAGTTCCTGATTTTAGTTCGACAAAACCTTTTACGGGTCATACTTTGGCGGCAGCCGCAGCAACAGAAGCCGTTTACAGTGTTTTGGCAATTCAGAATAGTGTGGTTTACCCGAATTTGAATTTTGAAACTCCAATGGAAGAATTTGATCTAAAGCCACAAACTTCTTTAAAAATGAAAAATATCGAACACGTTTTATCCAACTCTTTTGGTTTTGGAGGAAATTGTTCCACACTTATATTTTCTAAAAGCTAA
- a CDS encoding 3-hydroxyacyl-ACP dehydratase codes for MVLKDFYKVLSEEKTGDSKYNITILINEKHEVFKGHFPGNPIMPGVCMIQIIKELTEAITKSTLMIQTLANVKFMALINPEATPELRLELDITITEDDLVKVKNTTYFNDTVALKLSNVYKKI; via the coding sequence ATGGTTTTAAAAGATTTTTATAAAGTTCTATCGGAAGAAAAAACGGGAGATTCTAAATATAATATCACGATTTTGATCAATGAAAAACATGAAGTTTTCAAAGGTCATTTTCCGGGAAATCCAATTATGCCTGGAGTTTGCATGATTCAGATTATTAAAGAACTTACGGAAGCAATTACCAAAAGCACTTTGATGATTCAAACACTTGCCAATGTGAAATTTATGGCACTTATTAATCCTGAAGCTACTCCGGAATTGCGTTTAGAACTTGATATTACTATAACCGAAGATGATTTGGTTAAAGTAAAAAACACAACTTATTTTAACGATACCGTTGCTTTGAAACTTAGCAATGTGTACAAAAAAATATAA
- a CDS encoding beta-ketoacyl synthase has protein sequence MLREVYITETNCITPLGFDVETNIEAILRGESGIQLHEDTSLMPIPFYAAIINDEKINSAFAKISADTKYSRLEKMMILALEPIIKNSGIELNSKTAFILSTTKGNVTALKNDSEENFNNAHLDVLAKNVSDFFGFKTQPIVVSNACVSGILAISVAKRMIQSELYDNIFVIAGDEVSEFVLSGFNAFQAMSNLPCKPYSKNRTGVSLGEATAAVLVSAETKNAKIKVIGDSSINDANHISGPSRTGEGLFRSIQNALKEAQINPDQIDYISAHGTATPFNDEMEAIALNRLDLQNVPINSLKGFYGHTLGASGLLETVIAIESANQNILFESKGFDEIGVSESINVIEKNEEKNIEFFLKTASGFGGCNTAVIFEKVKHELH, from the coding sequence ATGTTAAGAGAAGTATATATCACCGAAACCAATTGTATTACGCCTTTAGGTTTTGATGTTGAAACCAACATCGAAGCGATTCTTCGTGGAGAATCCGGTATTCAATTACATGAAGATACTTCCTTAATGCCGATACCGTTTTATGCTGCAATTATTAATGATGAAAAAATAAACAGTGCTTTTGCAAAAATAAGCGCTGACACAAAATATTCTCGTTTAGAGAAAATGATGATTTTGGCTTTAGAGCCGATTATCAAAAACTCAGGAATTGAATTAAATTCGAAAACTGCTTTTATACTTTCGACCACAAAAGGAAATGTTACGGCTTTAAAAAATGATTCAGAAGAAAATTTTAATAATGCACATTTAGATGTTTTAGCAAAAAATGTTTCGGATTTCTTCGGATTTAAAACACAACCAATTGTCGTTTCGAATGCTTGTGTTTCCGGAATTTTAGCCATTTCTGTTGCCAAAAGAATGATTCAATCTGAACTTTACGACAACATTTTTGTTATTGCCGGAGACGAAGTTTCAGAATTTGTTTTATCTGGTTTTAATGCTTTTCAAGCGATGAGCAATTTGCCTTGTAAACCTTATTCTAAAAACAGAACCGGCGTAAGTTTGGGTGAAGCAACAGCAGCAGTTTTAGTTTCGGCGGAAACCAAAAACGCAAAAATAAAAGTTATTGGAGATAGTTCTATCAACGATGCCAATCATATTTCCGGACCTTCAAGAACAGGTGAAGGTTTGTTTAGAAGTATTCAGAATGCTTTGAAAGAAGCTCAGATAAATCCAGATCAAATCGATTATATTTCAGCACATGGAACCGCAACTCCATTCAATGACGAAATGGAAGCAATTGCACTAAATCGTTTAGATTTACAAAACGTTCCCATAAATAGTTTGAAAGGGTTTTACGGACATACATTAGGCGCTTCGGGATTATTAGAAACCGTAATTGCAATTGAATCCGCAAATCAAAATATACTTTTTGAATCGAAAGGTTTTGACGAAATCGGCGTAAGCGAATCGATTAATGTTATTGAGAAAAATGAAGAAAAAAATATTGAGTTCTTTTTGAAAACGGCTTCTGGATTTGGAGGTTGTAATACGGCGGTGATATTTGAAAAAGTGAAACACGAATTGCACTAA
- a CDS encoding outer membrane beta-barrel protein has product MNSKKLYVVIVAFFMLHQVQAQASFKPGLRGGFSFSTISEMHADYKTDFYVGGFGEINITKRYALQPEITYTRQGSNNVARNYFDDIAGIEKVEHRDLQIDYLSLALINKFTFGPGIQIQFGPALDVLLHDNLIKRKQCNDLAFVTGIAYKVSPNLTIEGRLKKGFLDVLDSGYYHNDRNDDYLFGDYNTNVNFQLGLSYSFGEKK; this is encoded by the coding sequence TTGAATTCAAAAAAATTATACGTCGTTATAGTAGCATTTTTCATGCTGCATCAAGTACAAGCACAAGCTAGTTTTAAGCCGGGTTTGAGAGGTGGTTTTAGTTTTTCTACTATCTCAGAAATGCATGCTGATTATAAAACTGATTTCTATGTTGGCGGATTTGGAGAAATAAATATCACGAAACGTTATGCTCTTCAGCCTGAAATAACATATACGAGACAAGGATCTAACAATGTTGCCCGAAATTATTTTGACGATATTGCAGGAATTGAAAAAGTGGAACATCGCGATTTACAGATCGATTATTTGTCACTTGCTCTTATTAATAAATTTACATTTGGGCCTGGTATTCAAATACAATTTGGTCCGGCTTTAGATGTTCTTTTACATGATAATCTGATCAAAAGAAAACAATGTAATGACCTGGCATTTGTTACAGGTATTGCCTATAAAGTATCTCCAAACCTTACCATTGAAGGCCGATTAAAAAAAGGCTTTTTAGATGTATTGGATAGTGGTTATTATCACAATGACCGCAATGATGATTATTTATTTGGGGATTACAACACCAATGTTAATTTTCAATTAGGGCTTTCTTATTCTTTTGGAGAAAAAAAATAA
- a CDS encoding polysaccharide deacetylase family protein yields the protein MFLLKADKGINGLWFLVVAVPFLAINIYGTARISSNYIVKAFCNNPLETEKKIALTFDDGPSEFTLDVLDLLKKYNAKATFFCIGKNIEIHPEILRRIIDEDHLVGNHSYSHSKFFDFYTTPSIIEELQKTDKLLEKFTSKKINFFRPPYGVTTPSIGRALKITGHKVIGWNIRSLDGGTTNVELILNRIKKRVSPGGIVLLHDTGLHSVLVLEQFLQFLQQNNYEVISIEELLDLKAYDIER from the coding sequence TTGTTTTTATTAAAAGCTGATAAAGGAATTAACGGATTATGGTTTTTAGTGGTTGCCGTACCTTTTCTTGCCATTAATATTTATGGAACAGCAAGAATTTCATCTAATTATATCGTAAAAGCTTTCTGTAACAATCCATTGGAAACAGAAAAAAAAATTGCTTTAACTTTTGATGACGGCCCGAGTGAATTTACTTTGGACGTTTTAGACCTTTTGAAAAAATACAATGCAAAAGCAACTTTCTTCTGCATTGGAAAAAATATTGAAATTCATCCTGAAATTCTTCGAAGAATTATAGACGAAGATCATTTGGTTGGAAATCATTCGTATTCTCATTCTAAGTTTTTTGATTTTTATACCACCCCAAGCATAATCGAAGAACTTCAAAAAACAGATAAACTTCTGGAAAAATTTACTTCAAAAAAAATCAACTTCTTTCGTCCGCCGTATGGAGTTACAACACCATCAATTGGAAGAGCTTTAAAAATAACGGGACATAAAGTTATTGGCTGGAATATTCGTTCGCTTGACGGCGGAACAACAAATGTGGAATTGATTTTGAATCGGATTAAAAAACGTGTTTCTCCTGGTGGAATTGTACTTTTGCACGATACAGGATTGCACTCCGTTTTAGTATTGGAACAGTTTTTGCAATTTTTACAGCAAAACAATTATGAAGTGATTTCGATCGAAGAACTTTTGGATCTAAAAGCTTATGATATTGAACGCTGA
- a CDS encoding outer membrane lipoprotein carrier protein LolA, whose amino-acid sequence MKTKIALLILFISGNLFAQEQKMSDAEIAAFKQDVNVVSKKIKTLSTDFIQYKHLDFLSKDIETSGKMIFKEPSLLQWQYKKPYNYSIVFKNGKILINDEGKKSAVDIGNSKIFGRINKLIVGSVSGNMFDDKEFTISYFKLKGQNLAKFVPKDATLKKYIKQIELTFDKEEATVVQVKLLESSEDYTRIVLKNKVINAKIDDSVFNN is encoded by the coding sequence ATGAAAACTAAAATAGCACTCTTAATTTTATTCATCTCAGGCAATTTGTTTGCTCAGGAACAAAAAATGTCTGATGCAGAAATTGCTGCTTTCAAACAAGATGTAAATGTAGTTTCGAAAAAAATCAAAACTTTAAGTACTGATTTTATACAATACAAACATTTAGATTTTTTATCGAAAGACATTGAAACTTCTGGTAAAATGATTTTCAAAGAGCCAAGTTTGCTTCAATGGCAATACAAAAAACCATACAATTACAGCATCGTTTTCAAAAACGGAAAAATCCTGATTAACGACGAAGGAAAGAAAAGTGCGGTTGATATTGGCAACAGCAAAATCTTTGGTCGTATCAATAAATTAATCGTTGGAAGCGTGAGCGGAAATATGTTTGACGATAAAGAATTTACGATTTCGTACTTTAAATTGAAAGGGCAAAATCTTGCGAAATTTGTTCCGAAAGATGCTACTTTAAAAAAATACATCAAACAAATTGAACTGACTTTTGATAAAGAAGAAGCAACAGTTGTGCAAGTTAAATTACTGGAATCCTCTGAAGATTATACTAGAATTGTACTTAAAAATAAAGTGATCAATGCAAAAATCGACGATTCAGTTTTTAATAATTAA
- a CDS encoding ABC transporter permease, which translates to MIYKIWMSVVKEFLLLKRDLGGLVILFIMPLVLVITVTLIQDSTFKTVSDNKIQILLVDNDNGSVSKTVFDNLEKSQLFSVVTQIDNKPLTEEVARENVYKGKFQLAIIIPKNLSTDLQAKVDQNVENIVSKMGFTDTIAKPKTSKIIQQKEVKLYFDPAVQLSFKNSVMSSIDKMISQIETKSIYTTFQNQLGEENTKFEQKSFITFKEIVPKVNNKEVLPNSVQHNVPAWTLFAIFFIVIPLSINIVKEKSQGTFVRLLTNPVSNLIVIIGKTITYSAICMIQFYMMVAVAIFLFPHIGLPSLNIEGHLFLMSVVALFSGFAAIGFGILLGTIASTQEQSAPFGATSVIILAAIGGVWVPVFAMPKIMQIIAKSSPMNWGLEAFYDVLLRNVSFLEIIPKISLLFLFFIITTCIALFYDKKKRTV; encoded by the coding sequence ATGATATATAAAATTTGGATGTCAGTCGTAAAAGAATTTCTCCTGCTCAAACGAGATTTAGGCGGATTAGTCATTTTATTTATAATGCCTTTGGTTTTGGTAATCACCGTAACATTAATTCAAGACAGCACTTTTAAAACCGTTAGCGATAATAAAATTCAGATTTTATTGGTCGACAACGACAACGGTTCGGTTTCTAAAACTGTTTTTGACAATTTAGAAAAAAGTCAGCTTTTTAGCGTTGTTACGCAAATTGACAATAAACCACTTACTGAAGAAGTTGCCCGAGAAAATGTTTACAAAGGAAAATTTCAGTTGGCAATTATAATTCCAAAAAATCTAAGTACAGATTTACAAGCCAAAGTTGATCAGAATGTAGAAAACATTGTGAGCAAAATGGGTTTTACAGATACAATCGCAAAACCAAAAACTTCAAAAATAATTCAGCAAAAAGAAGTCAAATTATATTTTGATCCGGCAGTTCAGCTTAGTTTCAAAAATTCTGTGATGAGTTCTATTGATAAAATGATTTCGCAAATCGAAACAAAATCAATTTACACGACTTTTCAAAATCAATTGGGCGAAGAAAATACTAAGTTCGAACAAAAGAGTTTTATTACTTTTAAAGAAATTGTTCCAAAAGTAAATAACAAAGAAGTGTTGCCAAATTCGGTGCAACATAATGTTCCGGCGTGGACACTTTTTGCAATATTTTTTATCGTGATTCCGTTGTCTATTAATATTGTAAAAGAAAAATCTCAAGGAACATTTGTTCGATTATTGACTAATCCGGTTTCGAATCTAATTGTGATTATTGGTAAAACCATAACTTATTCAGCCATTTGTATGATTCAGTTTTATATGATGGTTGCCGTTGCAATATTTTTATTTCCGCATATTGGTTTGCCTTCTTTAAACATTGAAGGACATTTGTTTTTGATGAGTGTTGTGGCTTTATTTTCTGGTTTCGCAGCCATTGGTTTCGGAATTTTATTGGGAACTATCGCAAGTACACAAGAACAATCTGCACCATTTGGCGCGACAAGCGTAATCATTCTTGCAGCAATTGGCGGAGTCTGGGTTCCAGTTTTTGCAATGCCAAAAATTATGCAGATTATTGCAAAATCATCACCAATGAATTGGGGTCTTGAAGCGTTTTATGATGTTTTATTGCGCAACGTTTCTTTCCTGGAAATCATACCAAAAATAAGTTTGTTATTTTTGTTCTTTATAATCACAACTTGCATTGCATTATTCTATGACAAAAAGAAAAGAACAGTATAA